GGCCGAATCCACAGGTGAAACAGCATTTATCTGTGGAGAGAATGCTTCGTGGACAGAATTTCTGGAAAGTCGCGGAGTGGATATTTCTGGCTGGCCTTTACCCGGTATATCCTCTGTCCGTTATGCGGCAAATCTTGGAATCATCGGGCCCGGAACCCTTTGTGTTCATCTTCTGCAGGCAGAAGCCGAAGATATTCGGCTGGTTGCCGATAAAGGTTCATCCGTGTGCCTCTGTCCCAGAAGTAACGTATATCTCCATGGCATGCTGCCGGATCTGGCCACTATGGTGAATGCTGGCCTGAGACCCTGTCTTGGTACGGACAGCCTTGCCAGTACACCCTGTCTGGATATGGTCCATGAACTGGCCTTTGCCGCCAGGCGCTGGTCTTGGCTGGAGCCTGCATTTCTCCTCAATATGGCCAGTCTGTACGGAGCGCAGTCTCTAGGGATTGCAGATGCCTATGGTTCCCTTGAGCCGGGTAAGCGGTCCTGTTTCATGGCTGTGGATACGGACGGTAATGATCCTGTGGGTGATTTTATTGAGGGGAAAGGGGAGCGGGAGGTGTACGGATGACCTCTCCCCTTCGTATCGGCCGTATCGACTATCTGAATGTATGGCCTGTTTATCACGGATTTGATCTCTGGGGTCCGCCGCCGGACACTCTGGTTCATACGGCTCCTCCTGCTGAACTGAACCGGATGCTGGAACAGGGTGAGCTTGATGTGTCGGCCGTATCAGCCTTTGCCTACGGGCAGAATTACCGGCACTGGCTTCTGCTCCCCGGGCTGGGTATCGGTTGCGATGGTCCTGTGATGAGTGTGCTTCTGGTCAGTAAACGGCCCATTCATGAGCTGCACGGTGCCAGGCTGGGGCTGAGTCGGGAATCTGCCTCTGCAGCGCATCTTCTTCGCTATGTTCTCTCCATGGTCGGCGTGCATTGCTTTCTGGACACCATCCGGGTGAGGAGTCAGGAAGATCTTAGGGGCTTGGACGGTGGCCTGGTTATCGGAGACGCCGCACTCTGCGGTCACTGGTCTGCAGTATTCCCATGGGTGTATGATCTGGGCAGTATGTGGAAGGAAATGACGGGCCTTCCTTTTGTTTTTGGTGTATGGGCCGTGCGCCGCAGTGTGCTGGAGGAAAGGCCTGCTGCCGTGCAAAAGGTCATTGCTGCGTTTCTGTCATCCATGGCTCAGGGGGAGAAATCCCTTGCCGCCATAGCCCGGCGTTCCGTTAAGGAAAAGGGTCTGGATCCCGGGGTGGCAGCTGCCTATTTCCGGTGCCTGCAGTATGATCTGCCGCCCTCCCACATTCAGGGATTAAACAGATTTTTTCTTTGCATGACAGAAATGGGAGTGATGGAGGAGTGTCCTGCCCTGGATTTTGTCTGTCTGCGAAGTGCGGATTCCATCAGGCAATGTCCGGATTGTTTTTATGCTCTCTGACTCTGTTGTTGAATGATGGGTGACAGGGCAGCTGGCAGGGAGCCATGGAAAGGGCACTGACAAGGTAGTGGCCGGGTACG
This genomic interval from Desulfobotulus pelophilus contains the following:
- a CDS encoding menaquinone biosynthetic enzyme MqnA/MqnD family protein, whose amino-acid sequence is MTSPLRIGRIDYLNVWPVYHGFDLWGPPPDTLVHTAPPAELNRMLEQGELDVSAVSAFAYGQNYRHWLLLPGLGIGCDGPVMSVLLVSKRPIHELHGARLGLSRESASAAHLLRYVLSMVGVHCFLDTIRVRSQEDLRGLDGGLVIGDAALCGHWSAVFPWVYDLGSMWKEMTGLPFVFGVWAVRRSVLEERPAAVQKVIAAFLSSMAQGEKSLAAIARRSVKEKGLDPGVAAAYFRCLQYDLPPSHIQGLNRFFLCMTEMGVMEECPALDFVCLRSADSIRQCPDCFYAL